GCCGCACCCAGCTGGGGAGACGATCTCGTCGTTGCAGATCGCATTAAAACGCCGGTACCTACTCCGTAGCTAGTTCTCTCTGAAAACCAACTACGCATAAAAAAAGAGCCGCTAGCACAATACTAGCGGCTCTCGTGAAAAAGCTCCTCGGGTAGGACTCGAACCTACAACCCATCGGTTAACAGCCGATTGCTCTGCCGGTTGAGCTACCGAGGATCGGCGCTTGTTTACACAAAGCACGCGGAGAGAGTTTGTAGCAAAGGGTGCGTCAGGTGTAAATAGAGTTCCCGGACGGGGAATCGCCTCTACATCTCCCGGCGTCCTTCAATGGCTCTGCCAAGCGTGACCGAGTCGATATACTCGACATCGCCACCCATCGGCATGCCGTGGGCAATGCGGCTGACACGCACCCCCAGCGGTTTGATCTGTTGCGCCAAATAGAGCGCCGTGGCTTCGCCTTCCACTGTAGGATTAGTGGCGATGATGACCTCGCGCGTGTGCCCGCGTTTGAGTCGTTCGAGCAACGGCGCGATGCGCAGTTCGTCTGGTCCAATACCATCGAGCGGAGCCAGGACGCCTTGCAACACATGATAGCGACCGTGATATTCGTGGATACGCTCCACGGCCATTTGG
This DNA window, taken from Deltaproteobacteria bacterium, encodes the following:
- the recR gene encoding recombination protein RecR, producing the protein MQLTPSLARLVQELGKLPGIGEKTATRLAMFILNSDRDYVERLAEAVWAVKAETTLCQECFSLAEGDLCATCRDPQRTDETLCVVEEPADQMAVERIHEYHGRYHVLQGVLAPLDGIGPDELRIAPLLERLKRGHTREVIIATNPTVEGEATALYLAQQIKPLGVRVSRIAHGMPMGGDVEYIDSVTLGRAIEGRREM